A genomic stretch from Penaeus vannamei isolate JL-2024 unplaced genomic scaffold, ASM4276789v1 unanchor119, whole genome shotgun sequence includes:
- the LOC113808127 gene encoding organic cation transporter protein — protein sequence MFGVTIGAPFNGVLADRYGRKMTVAVGFVAYSALAIGSCWIPNLSALLLSRFLMGAVDPTILKTGYILGMEVADPKWRTHIGIALFLPWALSLMAWGGFAYLVREWRMLQLTVSLLCLAFLPTLWFMDESPRWLAVRGQHRRALRVLQRAARWNGVALPPEDELLLLLKDGVKDEAMVRPHQDARAHTARGWFRRRLDEAFILFRTPRLRTITLSLYTNYLLVGAVYFGLSLSGGDLSSDPFLYMVLTGVVELPAYTLVIPLVARYGRRAPVVAFFFLTAAALLVLPFVPAGSMVLALIGKMSIASAFQVLDLYSSELFPTEVRTRGMSTAHVMSRVGSTCSPYIIDYLGPLYPWAPSAVFGAASVLAGLATLALPETLHVALPDTIEHLEEREIRTRRLAWLM from the exons ATGTTCGGCGTCACGATCGGGGCGCCGTTCAACGGGGTTCTGGCCGACAG ATACGGGCGTAAGATGACCGTGGCCGTGGGTTTTGTCGCCTACTCCGCCCTGGCCATCGGCTCCTGCTGGATCCCCAACCTCTCGGCTCTCCTGCTCTCGCGCTTTCTCATGGGCGCCGTCGACCCCACGATACTGAAGACGGGATATATACTAG GCATGGAGGTCGCGGATCCCAAGTGGCGCACGCATATCGGCATTGCATTGTTTCTGCCATGGGCGCTTAGTCTCATGGCGTGGGGCGGGTTCGCTTACCTCGTCCGGGAATGGCGGATGCTTCAGCTGACCGTGTCTTTGCTGTGTCTGGCCTTCTTGCCTACTCTGTG GTTCATGGACGAGTCGCCTCGGTGGCTGGCCGTGAGGGGGCAGCACCGGCGCGCCCTCCGAGTGCTGCAGAGGGCCGCCAGGTGGAACGGGGTCGCCCTGCCCCCCGAGGACGAGCTTCTGCTCCTGCTCAAGGACGGAGTCAAGGACGAG GCAATGGTACGCCCGCACCAAGACGCCCGCGCCCACACCGCGAGAGGCTGGTTCAGAAGGCGTTTGGATGAAGCATTTATTCTTTTCAG AACCCCCCGCCTTCGCACCATCACCCTCAGCCTGTACACCAACTACCTACTGGTGGGTGCTGTGTACTTCGGCCTCTCGCTCAGCGGCGGCGACCTGAGCTCCGACCCGTTCCTGTACATGGTGCTGACGGGGGTCGTGGAGCTGCCGGCCTACACGCTGGTCATCCCCCTGGTGGCTCGCTACGGCAGGAGGGCCCCCGTagtcgccttcttcttcttgacgGCTGCGGCTCTTTTGGTGTTGCCCTTTGTGCCCGCAG gaTCGATGGTTTTAGCCCTTATAGGAAAGATGAGCATCGCTTCAGCATTTCAGGTCCTCGACTTGTACTCCTCAGAACTCTTTCCTACTGAGGTTAGGACGAGAGGCATGAGCACTGCCCATGTCATGTCAAGGGTGGGGTCCACTTGTTCCCCTTACATCATAGACTACTTG gGCCCCTTGTACCCGTGGGCGCCGTCAGCAGTGTTCGGGGCGGCGTCGGTGCTCGCGGGACTGGCCACGCTCGCCCTGCCGGAGACGCTGCACGTGGCGCTCCCGGACACCATCGAGCACCTGGAGGAGCGGGAGATCAGGACTAGGCGCTTAGCCTGGCTCATGTAG